A single genomic interval of Bradyrhizobium sp. sBnM-33 harbors:
- a CDS encoding tyrosine-type recombinase/integrase produces MSSDARFQSFLGREIEQFLAHKRSLRRRYLVEEKTLALFDAYLSKNKIGSLSEVTPELVDEFLLSRPRSRPRSYNHLRSTVGRLLSYLVDHGKLAQTPLRSPPRRGRYQRTPFIFDTDTATRLLALAKALPNHGGTIERGNTYFALFAVLYGLGLRVGEACRLRLKDVDLERRLLIIRETKFYKSRLVPFGPKLGTLLAQHLRQRQTAARAATAADDAPLFCLRGGRPINPGTISQTFHAMVLSLNLQIPPGISPPRLHDLRHSFAVGTLTRWYRLGLDPQTKLLALSTFMGQATSIPLRCI; encoded by the coding sequence GTGAGCTCCGATGCACGTTTCCAGAGTTTTCTCGGCCGCGAGATCGAGCAATTCCTCGCTCACAAGCGCTCTTTGCGACGGCGCTATCTTGTCGAAGAGAAGACGCTCGCGCTGTTCGATGCCTACTTGTCGAAGAACAAAATTGGTAGCCTTAGTGAGGTAACCCCGGAACTGGTGGATGAGTTTCTTCTCTCGCGTCCGCGATCGCGGCCAAGAAGCTATAATCACCTGCGCTCTACGGTGGGACGACTGCTTTCGTATCTCGTCGATCACGGGAAGCTCGCCCAGACACCGCTGAGATCACCGCCGCGTCGCGGAAGGTATCAGCGCACACCATTTATCTTCGACACAGACACAGCCACTCGGTTGCTTGCCCTTGCCAAGGCGCTCCCGAACCATGGTGGTACGATCGAGCGTGGCAACACGTATTTCGCATTGTTCGCCGTGTTGTATGGGCTGGGATTGCGCGTCGGGGAGGCCTGCCGGCTGCGCCTCAAAGATGTCGATCTGGAGCGGCGATTGCTCATTATCCGGGAGACTAAATTCTACAAGAGCCGCCTCGTCCCATTTGGACCAAAGCTCGGAACGCTCCTGGCGCAGCATCTCCGTCAACGCCAGACTGCGGCGCGCGCCGCCACTGCTGCAGACGACGCGCCGCTGTTCTGCTTGCGTGGGGGGAGGCCAATCAACCCTGGCACAATCAGCCAGACCTTTCACGCTATGGTCCTGAGCTTAAATCTGCAGATCCCGCCAGGCATTTCGCCGCCGCGCCTGCACGATCTGCGACACTCGTTCGCCGTTGGTACACTCACGCGCTGGTACAGGCTCGGCCTCGATCCTCAGACGAAGCTTCTTGCACTCTCGACTTTCATGGGGCAGGCGACATCAATTCCACTGCGGTGTATCTGA
- a CDS encoding site-specific integrase — protein MAEQRYTDRSVSRRIPIVVSFGEFAKAHGASEVKNLPDHVEPFVQAWIGERARRRSARRRKQIGDEVRNPIRQMLRLAVPGYIGRGRLHKPDNPFERQAPGLLRYLIEEKGLRQRSIYQYQIFLRQFAAYLERIRVDNLAKLSPTVLSGFIAEYAPPRVSWSTVRNACGVLRVFLRYLNREGVMAKDLSSLVEFPQSYRHAGVPRSISWEQVEQVLAGIDRRSASGKRDYAMMLLLATYGLRAAEVASLTLDDIDWRNERLKIRERKAGNTTTYPLSAAVGAAIVEYLKNGRPATTCREVFMRCCAPHAPIGSAAVVCRAAHFIRKAGIRVPRAGSHVLRHSCVQRLLNANFSLKHIGDYVGHRSASSTQIYGKIAVEQLREVAFGNGEDVL, from the coding sequence ATGGCGGAGCAGCGCTATACGGACCGCAGCGTGTCTCGCCGGATTCCCATCGTGGTGAGCTTTGGCGAGTTCGCAAAAGCTCACGGCGCCAGCGAGGTCAAAAACCTGCCTGATCACGTCGAGCCGTTCGTGCAAGCGTGGATTGGTGAGCGTGCTAGACGACGCTCAGCCCGGCGACGCAAGCAGATCGGCGATGAAGTACGCAATCCCATCCGCCAGATGCTAAGGCTGGCGGTCCCCGGCTACATTGGCCGGGGTCGTCTCCATAAGCCGGACAACCCGTTCGAACGCCAAGCACCAGGGTTGTTGAGGTACCTGATCGAAGAGAAAGGACTTCGTCAGCGATCGATATACCAATACCAAATTTTTTTGCGTCAGTTCGCGGCCTACCTTGAACGCATCCGCGTCGACAACCTCGCAAAGTTATCGCCAACCGTGCTCAGCGGGTTCATTGCCGAGTACGCTCCGCCCCGAGTGTCCTGGTCAACGGTGCGCAATGCATGCGGAGTCCTGCGGGTCTTTCTGCGTTATCTCAATCGTGAAGGGGTTATGGCCAAGGATCTCAGTTCGCTCGTCGAGTTTCCGCAGTCGTACCGGCACGCTGGCGTGCCACGATCGATCAGTTGGGAGCAGGTCGAGCAAGTGCTGGCGGGTATCGACAGACGGTCCGCCTCTGGCAAGCGCGATTATGCGATGATGCTGTTGCTTGCGACCTATGGGCTGCGGGCAGCGGAGGTCGCCTCGCTCACGCTCGATGACATCGACTGGCGCAACGAACGGCTTAAGATCAGGGAACGCAAAGCAGGCAATACCACCACTTATCCGCTCTCGGCGGCGGTGGGAGCAGCGATCGTCGAATACCTCAAAAACGGGCGGCCAGCCACGACATGCCGCGAGGTGTTTATGCGCTGCTGTGCTCCGCACGCCCCGATTGGCTCCGCCGCGGTTGTCTGTCGCGCCGCCCATTTCATCCGCAAAGCCGGCATTCGCGTGCCACGCGCCGGTTCGCATGTCCTACGGCACAGTTGTGTGCAGCGCCTGCTAAACGCCAATTTCTCCCTGAAGCATATCGGCGACTACGTCGGCCACCGCAGCGCCTCCTCCACCCAGATCTACGGGAAGATCGCCGTCGAACAGCTGCGTGAGGTTGCATTCGGCAATGGGGAGGACGTGCTGTGA
- the istB gene encoding IS21-like element helper ATPase IstB, which translates to MTMTLPEIDRCLRQLRLSGIRDTLETRVLQAQGASQPFLETFCLLLQDELDRRQSRLIARRYQQSGLEEKLTLAEFDWSFNPKLPRQACFQLHALKFVAVGENALFIGKPGTGKSHVAKAVAYQAVLQGHKVQYLEADDFFNRYALSPAAQREARLRSIFDCDLLVLDDLFLARTIPDEAGALLQNLIHQRYKLHRSVIVTSNRVVQDWGAYLRDNTMSTTILDRLMHHCHLLEFDGRSYRLKEAAEALARKTQSI; encoded by the coding sequence ATGACCATGACCTTGCCAGAAATCGATCGCTGCCTACGACAGTTGCGGTTGTCGGGCATACGCGACACGCTCGAGACCCGCGTCCTGCAGGCCCAGGGCGCCAGCCAACCGTTCCTCGAGACCTTCTGCCTGCTCCTGCAGGACGAACTCGATCGTCGTCAGTCCCGTCTCATCGCTCGCCGCTACCAGCAATCCGGGCTTGAAGAGAAGCTCACGCTCGCGGAGTTCGACTGGTCCTTCAATCCCAAACTGCCGCGTCAGGCCTGCTTCCAGCTGCATGCGCTGAAGTTTGTCGCCGTCGGTGAAAACGCTCTGTTCATTGGCAAGCCCGGCACTGGAAAATCGCACGTGGCCAAGGCCGTCGCCTACCAGGCCGTCCTGCAAGGCCACAAGGTCCAGTATCTCGAGGCCGATGACTTCTTCAACCGTTACGCCCTCAGCCCCGCCGCTCAGCGCGAAGCGCGACTGCGGAGCATCTTTGACTGCGATCTGCTTGTGCTTGACGATCTGTTCCTCGCTCGCACCATCCCCGACGAAGCTGGCGCTTTGCTGCAGAATCTAATCCATCAACGCTACAAATTGCACCGCAGCGTCATCGTCACGTCCAATCGCGTCGTGCAGGATTGGGGCGCTTATCTCCGCGACAACACCATGAGCACGACGATCCTTGACCGCCTCATGCACCATTGTCATCTGCTTGAGTTCGACGGCCGCAGCTACCGCCTCAAGGAAGCCGCCGAAGCCCTTGCACGCAAAACCCAGTCAATCTAA
- a CDS encoding helix-turn-helix domain-containing protein — protein MAAWRRAVELAMSDEEIATLTTLSRSRIELASRVSRAQMLLAYRENPSFCAVGQRLGVHHQTVQRCVERALADGPLAALDDRPRPGKEPTITPEAKAWLVSLACDKAKDHGYPCGRRGSWRAMRANTGRRRGMRVWPIWSRERCARFLGREEIKPHKVRYYLENRDAEFEQKMAEGKSKS, from the coding sequence ATGGCAGCATGGCGGCGAGCGGTCGAGTTGGCAATGAGTGATGAAGAGATAGCGACCTTGACGACGCTTTCGCGGTCGAGGATCGAACTGGCGAGCCGGGTGTCGCGGGCGCAGATGCTGCTGGCGTATCGGGAAAATCCTTCGTTCTGCGCGGTGGGCCAGAGACTTGGGGTCCATCATCAGACGGTGCAGCGCTGTGTCGAGCGGGCGCTGGCCGATGGCCCGCTGGCAGCCCTCGACGATCGCCCGCGACCGGGCAAGGAACCAACCATCACGCCTGAAGCCAAAGCCTGGTTGGTGTCGCTGGCGTGCGACAAGGCCAAGGACCACGGCTATCCATGTGGACGACGCGGCTCTTGGCGCGCCATGCGCGCGAACACGGGCCGGCGGCGGGGCATGCGTGTTTGGCCAATTTGGTCCAGGGAACGGTGTGCAAGATTCCTCGGCCGGGAGGAAATCAAGCCGCACAAAGTGCGCTACTATCTTGAAAATCGCGACGCCGAGTTCGAACAGAAGATGGCGGAGGGGAAGTCGAAGTCCTGA
- a CDS encoding LysR family transcriptional regulator codes for MAIEDNEVPLNAIRVFVTIAREGSVTRAASALGMTQSSVSRYLAVLQGYLGTDLMERRGRRSELTEFGRLFANTVTEPLDTVCFTAKRMCRRNLPDANRLVVRTSLSTFAYSFLIPNLQAFSAEMGGVIVDVISSLSPPTSSDDFDILITRDLSVIEPADDWEIYNEQLVCVGSPNHLHSKSLSVVRSMPVLNITSRPDILPTWLRAMNLTSKDIRSGARYDHNYLALPAVMTGKCLLIAPEIIVGDLVRGGVLQVIPGSRTPSGMQYRAYSVDRSDNPEIARAFCRWLVRLCKKAALPEAA; via the coding sequence ATGGCTATCGAAGACAATGAAGTGCCTCTCAACGCGATCCGGGTGTTCGTGACGATCGCGCGAGAAGGAAGCGTAACGCGCGCGGCTAGCGCATTGGGAATGACACAGAGCTCGGTCAGCCGCTACCTTGCCGTGCTGCAAGGCTATCTGGGCACAGACCTCATGGAACGACGCGGTAGGCGGAGCGAATTGACGGAATTCGGAAGGCTTTTTGCGAACACGGTCACCGAACCGCTAGATACAGTGTGTTTCACCGCTAAAAGAATGTGCCGGCGGAACCTTCCGGACGCCAATCGGCTTGTTGTCCGCACGTCGCTCTCGACCTTCGCTTACTCCTTTCTGATTCCTAATCTCCAGGCATTTTCCGCTGAAATGGGTGGCGTAATTGTGGATGTGATTAGTTCACTGTCTCCACCGACATCTTCCGACGATTTCGACATCCTGATTACGCGCGATCTTTCCGTCATCGAACCGGCTGACGATTGGGAGATCTACAACGAGCAACTCGTCTGTGTGGGCTCTCCAAATCACCTGCACAGCAAAAGCCTCTCAGTCGTTCGCTCAATGCCAGTTCTGAACATCACATCCCGGCCCGACATACTGCCCACATGGTTGCGGGCGATGAACCTGACCTCCAAAGACATAAGGTCAGGGGCGCGATATGATCACAATTACCTTGCTCTGCCGGCGGTCATGACGGGAAAATGCCTTCTGATAGCGCCCGAAATTATTGTCGGCGATCTGGTGCGCGGGGGCGTTCTACAGGTGATACCAGGGTCACGTACTCCCAGCGGCATGCAATATCGGGCCTATTCGGTCGACCGCAGTGACAATCCCGAAATCGCTCGTGCTTTTTGCCGGTGGCTAGTCCGCCTTTGTAAAAAGGCCGCCCTTCCGGAAGCCGCTTAA
- a CDS encoding isocitrate lyase/phosphoenolpyruvate mutase family protein, giving the protein MSAAKRLRARMAETGLVHIMAAHSPLSAILAEEAGFDGLWASGFELSALYGLADMSLISMTQHLDMLRAIAGRTTLPIIADIDTGYGNAINVIHAVREYERAGASAVVIEDKTFPKVTSLVAGGRQELLRIEEFQGKVEAAGATKRDPDFLVIARTEALIAGLGEAEALRRAQAYVEAGADMILIHSKKKDPFEIESFSRAWTGSVPLVIVPNAYPDLDAKQVKALSNIRMMIYGNYGIRAAASAIQETFRRIIADGGVQNVHKDILPVEEIFRLQKMDEVKAAEARFLC; this is encoded by the coding sequence ATGTCCGCTGCCAAACGCCTCCGCGCGCGCATGGCCGAGACCGGCCTCGTCCACATCATGGCCGCCCATAGCCCGCTTTCGGCGATCCTCGCAGAAGAAGCCGGATTCGATGGCCTGTGGGCCTCAGGATTTGAGCTGTCGGCGCTTTACGGCCTTGCGGACATGAGCCTGATCTCGATGACACAGCATCTCGACATGCTGCGGGCGATCGCCGGACGCACGACGCTGCCGATCATTGCCGATATCGATACGGGCTACGGCAATGCGATCAATGTGATCCATGCCGTCAGAGAATACGAGCGAGCCGGCGCGAGCGCCGTTGTCATCGAGGATAAGACCTTTCCTAAGGTAACGAGCCTTGTTGCGGGCGGACGCCAGGAGCTGCTGCGCATTGAGGAGTTTCAGGGCAAGGTCGAAGCCGCCGGTGCGACAAAACGGGACCCAGATTTTCTCGTCATCGCCCGCACCGAGGCCCTGATCGCAGGCCTCGGCGAAGCGGAAGCCCTGCGTCGGGCGCAAGCCTATGTGGAGGCTGGCGCCGACATGATCCTGATCCATTCGAAAAAGAAGGATCCTTTCGAGATTGAAAGCTTTTCGCGCGCCTGGACCGGATCGGTGCCGCTGGTGATCGTGCCGAACGCATACCCGGATCTCGACGCCAAACAGGTCAAGGCGCTTAGCAACATCCGCATGATGATCTACGGCAACTACGGCATCCGCGCTGCTGCAAGTGCTATCCAAGAGACCTTCCGCCGGATCATCGCAGACGGTGGCGTCCAGAACGTCCACAAGGACATTCTTCCGGTGGAGGAGATTTTCAGACTTCAGAAGATGGACGAGGTTAAGGCAGCTGAAGCTCGCTTCCTTTGCTGA
- a CDS encoding ISL3 family transposase codes for MARPKSAVSLCPCCGCQTGRVHSHYVRRLADLPWQGQVVEIRLHARRFRCANPQCPRRIFTERLPATVRPKARRTTRLGESQLAIGFAVGGEPGSRLSRKLAMPVSGDTLLRMIHSAPLPDFVAPTVVGIDDWAWRRGQRYGTIICDLERNCVLDLLPDRNADSVARWLKRWPGIKVVARDRAGLYADGARCGVPDAVQVADRWHLLNSLGEALRHAVGRHRHNVAAAVQIMASAQRAKTGSSAPPPGLAQLRADRKAARRERWDEICRLRQQGCPTSRIAQLLGVDRRTVQRWLAAGGEPEHSRPHRPSHLLAPFQAWLEARWASGCQVGQQLWRELQQQGYTGSRVTIARWAADRRAHADAGGAAQPHLTWKAPTRRRCAWYLSQDPDQIDAEARLFLGHLFAQAPELATVADLAKRFVSLLSGSDIAELDEWITQAGNSELKSFANGIARDIDAVRAAITTSWTTSPVEGQISRIKAIKRQMYGRASYPLLRRRVLLAA; via the coding sequence GTGGCTCGGCCGAAGTCAGCGGTCTCGCTCTGTCCCTGTTGCGGCTGCCAGACGGGTCGCGTCCACAGCCATTACGTGCGACGCTTAGCCGATCTGCCGTGGCAGGGTCAGGTTGTTGAAATCCGGCTTCACGCGCGACGGTTTCGATGCGCGAATCCGCAATGCCCGCGTCGGATATTCACCGAGCGGCTACCGGCAACGGTGCGGCCGAAAGCAAGACGCACAACCCGCCTCGGCGAGAGCCAACTGGCGATCGGCTTTGCGGTCGGAGGTGAGCCCGGCTCGCGCCTGTCGCGCAAACTGGCCATGCCGGTCAGCGGCGACACCTTGCTCCGAATGATTCACTCGGCTCCCTTGCCGGATTTCGTTGCCCCGACCGTCGTCGGCATCGACGATTGGGCTTGGCGTCGTGGCCAGCGATATGGAACGATCATCTGCGATCTGGAGCGCAATTGCGTGCTTGATCTGCTTCCCGATCGTAACGCCGACAGTGTTGCGCGCTGGCTGAAGCGCTGGCCGGGGATCAAGGTCGTCGCCCGCGATCGTGCGGGACTTTATGCTGATGGCGCACGCTGCGGCGTCCCCGACGCGGTGCAGGTGGCGGACCGCTGGCACCTGCTCAATAGTCTGGGTGAGGCCTTGCGCCACGCGGTCGGCCGCCATCGTCACAACGTAGCCGCCGCCGTGCAAATCATGGCGTCCGCGCAACGAGCGAAGACCGGCAGTTCCGCGCCGCCGCCCGGCCTTGCACAGTTGCGGGCGGATCGAAAGGCTGCGCGACGCGAACGCTGGGATGAAATCTGTCGCCTACGCCAGCAAGGTTGCCCGACATCCAGGATCGCCCAACTGCTCGGCGTCGACAGGCGCACTGTTCAGCGCTGGCTGGCCGCTGGCGGCGAACCGGAGCATTCGCGTCCTCACCGACCTTCACATCTTCTCGCGCCCTTCCAGGCATGGCTCGAAGCGCGGTGGGCCTCCGGTTGCCAGGTGGGCCAGCAGCTTTGGCGGGAGCTTCAGCAACAGGGTTATACTGGAAGTCGGGTGACCATCGCGCGATGGGCCGCTGACAGGCGTGCACATGCAGACGCGGGAGGAGCAGCACAACCACACCTGACATGGAAAGCTCCCACGCGTCGTCGCTGTGCTTGGTACTTGAGCCAGGATCCGGATCAGATCGATGCTGAAGCCAGGCTGTTCCTCGGCCATCTATTTGCGCAAGCTCCGGAACTCGCGACGGTCGCCGATCTGGCGAAGCGGTTTGTGTCCCTTCTTAGTGGTAGCGACATCGCCGAGCTCGATGAATGGATCACACAAGCAGGCAACAGCGAGCTCAAGAGCTTCGCCAACGGCATCGCGCGCGACATCGATGCGGTCCGAGCGGCAATAACGACCTCCTGGACAACCAGTCCGGTCGAAGGCCAGATCAGCAGGATCAAAGCCATCAAACGACAAATGTATGGCCGGGCAAGCTACCCGTTATTGCGTCGACGCGTCCTTCTGGCTGCTTGA
- a CDS encoding LysR family transcriptional regulator has translation MRAFVEIAREQNVPRAVKSLGMTQSSVSRISLA, from the coding sequence GTGCGCGCCTTCGTGGAGATCGCTCGGGAACAGAACGTGCCGCGCGCTGTGAAGAGCCTCGGCATGACCCAAAGTTCGGTCAGTCGCATCTCGCTGGCCTAG
- a CDS encoding DcaP family trimeric outer membrane transporter — MRIPGTDTSFKLYGFAKLHLYGDLGPRNRSDTIALPSIPLSNGALGARTPGDVAAGARYSRVNLDVRTPISESFGTVRTFFEVDFAGQSDLTSQTTASSFNTRLRQAFGEFGKADAWGSIVAGQTYSLYSESTLNPLRSVSDWTMPATSSVRQAAVQYSKSFGSTTLSVGLENPYYDVISTAGTSYPDSNGGAGFSLSGAPDVTARVLWRGESGFFALRGMVRNIEINNEAAVPAQRYDASTLGYGIGASGALNLLDKRLTLFATANHGSGIGRYLSTVSTGVGAVTNFGLSGVTAQRAQIDTVTATAGLVGLQYKFLPNLQSNAIVAAASLNYPNYVTQFTTTSSVINRSLWATSVNLIYSPVPSVDLGIEYLHGSRMLLVTDANGVVGGTADRIQGMVLVRF; from the coding sequence ATGCGAATTCCGGGAACTGACACGTCCTTCAAACTTTACGGCTTTGCAAAGCTCCATCTCTATGGAGATCTCGGGCCGCGCAACAGATCTGACACAATTGCACTTCCGTCCATTCCGCTATCGAATGGGGCGCTGGGCGCTCGAACACCAGGAGATGTTGCTGCTGGCGCTCGATATTCTCGAGTGAATCTTGATGTAAGGACGCCGATTAGCGAAAGCTTTGGAACTGTACGTACCTTCTTCGAGGTTGATTTCGCGGGGCAGTCTGATCTTACGAGTCAGACAACTGCATCGAGTTTCAATACAAGGCTTAGGCAAGCGTTTGGAGAATTTGGAAAGGCTGATGCTTGGGGCTCCATAGTTGCGGGGCAAACCTACTCGCTCTACAGCGAATCAACACTCAACCCGCTACGCAGCGTCTCTGATTGGACCATGCCGGCAACTAGCTCCGTCCGCCAGGCAGCGGTTCAATACAGCAAGAGCTTTGGATCGACGACGCTTAGTGTGGGCTTGGAGAATCCGTATTATGACGTCATAAGCACCGCTGGAACGAGCTATCCCGATTCTAACGGTGGCGCGGGCTTTAGCCTGAGTGGGGCTCCAGATGTTACCGCGAGAGTCCTGTGGCGCGGAGAGAGCGGGTTCTTCGCCCTGCGAGGCATGGTTCGAAATATCGAGATCAACAATGAGGCTGCTGTTCCTGCGCAACGATATGACGCGTCTACTTTGGGCTATGGCATTGGCGCGAGCGGTGCGCTCAACCTTTTGGATAAGCGTCTTACACTGTTTGCGACGGCAAACCATGGATCCGGTATCGGTCGTTATCTTAGCACGGTCAGTACAGGAGTTGGCGCCGTAACCAACTTTGGCCTGTCCGGCGTAACGGCCCAAAGGGCTCAAATTGATACGGTAACAGCGACGGCTGGCCTTGTTGGGCTGCAGTATAAGTTCCTTCCAAATCTACAGAGTAATGCCATTGTTGCAGCCGCCAGCCTCAACTATCCCAACTATGTCACCCAATTCACCACAACCTCGAGTGTGATCAACAGGAGCTTGTGGGCCACAAGTGTCAATCTGATCTACAGCCCTGTGCCATCCGTTGACCTCGGGATCGAGTATCTACATGGATCGCGCATGCTGTTGGTTACCGACGCGAACGGCGTTGTGGGTGGAACAGCTGACCGTATTCAGGGCATGGTGCTTGTTCGTTTCTAA
- a CDS encoding phosphonopyruvate hydrolase, which yields MTSAARLRARMAERDLVHIMAAHSPLSAILAGEAGFDGIWASGFELSALYGLPDVSLISMTQHLDMVRAMAEHSSLPIVADIDTGFGNAINVIHALKQYERAGAAAIVIEDKTFPKVTSLIADGRQDLVRTEEFAGKVRAAVTTRSDPDFLVIARTEALIAGLGEAEALRRAAAYEEAGADMILIHSKHRTPDEVESFVRAWDGNAPIVIVPTAYPQMTEPRIRALGKIGMVIYGNHAIRAAVTAMKDVFARIRADGGIHHIDRDIVPVEEIFRLQRMEAVKEDEARFLR from the coding sequence ATGACGAGTGCAGCACGTCTCCGCGCCCGCATGGCCGAGCGAGACCTGGTGCACATCATGGCGGCGCATAGCCCCCTGTCGGCGATCCTAGCCGGCGAAGCCGGCTTCGATGGGATCTGGGCGTCCGGCTTCGAACTCTCCGCTCTTTATGGTCTGCCCGACGTGAGCCTTATCTCCATGACTCAGCACCTGGACATGGTCCGTGCGATGGCCGAGCATTCATCGCTTCCGATCGTCGCTGATATTGACACTGGCTTCGGCAACGCAATCAATGTGATCCATGCCTTGAAGCAATACGAGCGCGCCGGCGCCGCGGCGATCGTCATAGAGGACAAGACCTTTCCGAAGGTCACGAGCCTCATCGCAGATGGCCGCCAGGACCTGGTCCGAACGGAGGAGTTCGCGGGCAAGGTCCGCGCGGCCGTGACGACGCGCTCGGACCCGGACTTCCTCGTCATTGCACGCACTGAAGCGCTGATCGCCGGGCTTGGAGAGGCCGAGGCCCTGAGGCGGGCTGCGGCCTATGAGGAAGCTGGCGCGGACATGATCCTGATCCACTCAAAGCATAGGACGCCGGATGAGGTGGAGAGTTTTGTCCGCGCATGGGACGGCAATGCTCCGATTGTCATCGTACCGACCGCTTATCCGCAAATGACCGAACCGCGCATCCGCGCGCTTGGCAAAATCGGCATGGTGATCTATGGCAATCATGCAATCCGGGCCGCTGTCACCGCGATGAAGGACGTCTTTGCCCGCATCCGCGCTGACGGTGGCATCCACCACATCGACCGCGACATTGTGCCGGTAGAGGAAATTTTCCGGCTGCAGAGGATGGAAGCAGTCAAAGAGGACGAAGCTCGGTTTCTACGGTGA
- a CDS encoding ABC transporter ATP-binding protein, producing MSGIILRNVHKSFGLTTVLNDVSLSIADGEFLTLLGPSGCGKSTLLRILAGLERQDAGSVAIGDRVVDGLRPKRRDVAMVFQSYALYPHMTVAANMALPLRMRRLNSWQRVPLIGRRLPGTSGVRSAIDMEVARTAEALGIAHLLDRKPGQLSGGQRQRVAVGRAMVRHPAVFLMDEPLSNLDAKLRVQMRTEIKELHRRLGVTFVYVTHDQAEAMTLSDRVAVMLDGKLLQIAPPREIYADPSDRQVAEFIGSPKINMLNAVVREYGEIDVAGSILSVAFEMPLGTELTIGIRPEAFQFAGHPGPGVLTGSVRMVEHMGSDMFVYLDVAGVEQRLIVRLSAERAPHIVTGQTLHVSVRSDHVLLFDRDGRRVRLQHGTGAASVTPIRDWA from the coding sequence ATGAGTGGAATTATCCTCAGAAACGTTCACAAATCATTCGGCCTCACCACTGTGCTGAACGACGTCTCTCTGTCGATTGCAGATGGCGAGTTCCTGACGCTCCTTGGCCCGTCAGGTTGCGGAAAGTCAACGTTGTTGCGCATCCTCGCTGGACTTGAGCGTCAGGACGCGGGCAGCGTTGCGATCGGCGATCGTGTCGTGGATGGACTGCGTCCCAAGCGGCGAGACGTGGCGATGGTATTTCAGTCCTATGCGCTTTATCCGCATATGACGGTCGCTGCGAATATGGCGCTTCCATTGCGGATGCGGCGACTGAATTCCTGGCAGCGTGTACCGCTGATCGGCCGGCGGCTGCCCGGCACCAGCGGTGTCCGAAGTGCGATCGACATGGAGGTCGCCCGAACGGCGGAAGCGCTCGGAATTGCGCATCTATTGGATCGCAAGCCGGGCCAACTATCCGGCGGCCAACGCCAGCGCGTCGCCGTCGGCCGCGCCATGGTACGCCATCCGGCTGTGTTTCTGATGGACGAGCCGCTCAGCAATCTCGATGCTAAGCTGCGCGTCCAAATGCGCACCGAGATCAAGGAATTGCACCGGCGTCTGGGAGTGACATTCGTTTACGTCACGCACGACCAGGCGGAAGCGATGACACTCTCCGATCGAGTGGCCGTGATGCTCGATGGCAAACTGCTACAGATCGCACCACCGCGGGAGATCTATGCTGACCCCAGCGACCGGCAGGTTGCCGAATTCATTGGTTCACCGAAGATCAACATGCTGAACGCCGTTGTGCGCGAATATGGAGAGATCGATGTAGCGGGCTCGATCCTTTCGGTTGCGTTTGAGATGCCGCTGGGTACCGAGCTCACCATCGGCATTCGCCCAGAGGCCTTCCAGTTTGCTGGCCACCCCGGACCAGGGGTGCTCACCGGGTCGGTGCGCATGGTGGAGCATATGGGCTCCGACATGTTCGTTTATCTCGACGTGGCCGGCGTTGAGCAACGATTGATAGTCCGGCTTTCGGCCGAGCGCGCGCCTCATATTGTTACGGGACAGACACTGCATGTCAGCGTCAGATCGGACCATGTGCTCCTTTTCGATCGTGACGGTCGCCGGGTTCGTCTGCAGCACGGGACAGGCGCTGCATCAGTTACACCGATCAGGGACTGGGCGTAA